Genomic window (Armatimonadota bacterium):
AGATGTCGGACGCACGGCTCGGCATCCCGCCCGCAGTGACTTCCGGAGCCAGGTAAGGCGCCATGCCGCGCAGCATCGCGAGCCCGGCCTTCGAGCTCGCCGGATACGTCGTCCAAAAGCCGGACATCGACAGTTTGACCATCCCCGAGGGGGTCACGAGCACGTTACGGCCGCTGATGTCCCCGTGGACGAAGCCTGCCTGATGCACCACCATGAGGGCCTCGGACACGCTGACCGCCGTCCCGACCGCCAATTGGACCGAAAACGAGGCCAGCCGTCGCACGCGCTCGTCCATCGGGGACGACGGGACGTATTCGCTGACCAGGATCAGCCGTTCCTCGTCCTCGACGACGTCCAGAACACGCTCGAGCGAAGGGTGCACGAGCGGCTGGAGCTGCTCCGCATGGTCCTTCAAGGCCATCGAGAACTTCCGTTCGGCATTGAACGGCTCTTCCAGGATCCGGAGGCGGACTTCCTTCCCGGACTGACGGTCGAGCGCCCGATAGCTGGCGAACAAAGGGGACGTTTCGAGTTCTTGCTGGATTTCATACCGGACGGCGATGAGGTCCCCGATCATGTTCGAGGCTCCTGGTCAGGTACGAAACTCAGGGCCACCGCCGTGACAAGGACCACGAGCGCGACGAGCGGCACAGGCGAGGCGTCCAATTGCGCGACGTAGCGGGCCGTACTGCCCGAGAAATAAGACCACTGGCTCGCGAAATAGCCTCCCGCAGACAGAAGCGCCGCCGCCAGTCCGACGGCCGTTCGCAGAGCCTTCATCGTATCGCCAACGCTTCCAGGACTGCCGACCTTTCCACGCCTCTGATAAGTTTACACTCGCCTGGCCTTTCCACGAGGCTGAACGTCAGGCCCTGCCCCTCGACTTTCTTGTCCCGGCGCATGGCGTCGGCCAACGCTTCGGCCGCAAGGCCCTCGGGAACGACGGTCGGAAGCCCCTGTAACGCGAGGCCCAAGCGGGCCCGATCGGCCGTTCCGGGCTCCGTGACGCCGATCCGCTCTCCGAGCCTCGCTTCCACGACCATCCCTACGGCGACAGCCTCGCCATGGTTGAGTCCGCGATACTCCTGAAGCGCCTCGATCGCGTGTCCGACCGTGTGGCCGAAGTTCAAGACGGCCCTGCGGCCCGTCGTCTCGAATTCGTCGTTTTGGACGACCTCCGCTTTCAGCTCCAAACACCTTCGGACGATCCCGTCCAGGTCCGACCCGAGTCCCAGGGGCTGGGTCTCGAGCTCGGCAAGCAGACCGGCGTCAAGGGTCAGCCCGTACTTCCAGACTTCTGCCGCCCCGCAAAGGAGCTCACGGTGCGGAAGGGTCTTGAGGAACCCCGTCGCGACCCGGACTTCTCTTGGCGGCCAGAAGGCGCCGACGAGGTTCTTCCCTTCCGGAAGGTCGATCGCGACCTTGCCACCGATCGACGAGTCGACCATGGCCATCAAACTGGTGGGCACCATCACGAGGTCTACGCCCCTCATGTATGCAGCGGCGACGAAGCCGGCCAAGTCTCCGACCACGCCACCTCCGAACGCGACGACCGTCGTCCGCCGGTTGGCGCCGGTCTCGGCGAGCCAGGACGTACAACGGCCGAACTCCCCGAGGCACTTGCTCGACTCTCCGGCAAGCACCGAACGGACGGTGCGACCGTCGAGGAGGTCCGGATACAGCCTCGACAGGTTCGAATCCGTGACCGTCCGGACATCTACCGGAAGACCCGCGAATGCCTCCGCAACGTCGACGAAGCGGATGGGATATTCGCCCCGGGAGGTCTCGACCGTCATTCCCCCAGCAGCATCTCCTTGATGCGCGACGCGACGACGTCATGGTCCTCCGCACCTGAGGGCACGACGAAATCGGCTCGAAGGTACAGGTCGCGGCGCTGGGTGAGGAGAGAGTCGAACCGCTCTTCCCAGTCGGCATGTTCGAGCAAGGGCCGCTTGCGCTTGGTCGTCCTTAACCGCTCTTTGAGGACTTCAGGCAGGACGTCGAGGAAGACGACGACGCCCAAACGGTGCATTTCGGCCCAGTTGTCTTCACGGAGGACGATCCCGCCCCCCGTCGCTAAGACGCCTTCTTCCTCGGTCATCTCGGCAAGGACCAAGTGCTCGTGTTCGCGGAAGGCGGTCTCGCCATAGATCTGGAACCATTGACGGATCGGGCGTCCGAGCCGCCGCTCGAGCAAGACGTCCGTATCGAGGAACGGGACGTCGAGCGATCCGGCCAGCTTCATGCCGACCGTACTCTTCCCGCTACCCATCATACCGACCAAGATCACGAGAGCCATAGAAAACGAAGCGACGGAAGGGATCGCTCCCGTCCGTCGCCGGAGGATACTGGTTTTTTCCGCTCGGTCTTACGGTTGCAGACCGAGTTCGTCTTCTTGGACGATGTTCGGGGTCACGAAGACCACGAGCTCGCTCGAACTCTTGGCATCGTTGCGGCCCCGGAACAGTTGGCCGATGATCGGCAGGTCGGACAGCACCGGGATCTTCTTCACGGTGTAGCTGTCGTTCTTCGTCGTGAACCCGGCCAGAGCGATCGTCTCGCCGTTCTTCACGATGGTCGCCACTTGGATCTGCTGGCTCGTGAAGTTCGGGTACTGCGTGCCGTCCGGACCGACCGAGAAGCCCGTGATGTTCGCGATCTGCGGCGTCAGGGTCATCGCGATCGAGTTGTCGTTGTTGATACGCGGCCGGACGACCAAGAACGTCTGGATCGTGAGAGGCGTCGGGTTGTAGAACGTGGTCTGACCACCGGGGCCGTTCGTGACGATCGGCAGGAAGAGGTAGGTCGTGACGTTCTGCGAAACGAGCGCCGTCTGGTTGTTCAACGTCCGAAGCAACGGCGCACTGACCACGCGGCCCCAACCGTTGTTCATCAGGGTCCGCAAGCGGGTGCTGATGTTGCCCGTCGCATAGTTGAAGAACACGGGGTCGCCGGACCGGGCGAACTCGCCAGGCCGGACGCCGGCGTTGACGGTGCCGCGGCTATAGAGCCAGTCGATGCCGAGCGCACGGTCCGAGCTCTGCGTCGTCGAAACGAACTCGACCTTGATGACGACCTGTCGGGGCTGCTTGTCGAACTGCTCGATGATCCGTTCGAGTTCGCGGATGGCTTCTTCTGTGCCTTGCACGAGGAAGGAGTTGTCCGTCGGGTCGTACATGATGCGGTCGATGCCTTGCGGCACGAGGCCGTCACCGCCGCGGAGCCCCGTGACGCCGCCCTGTTGGCCGCCCGGGTTGTTCTGTCCGCCCGCTCCACCGCCGGGTTGGCCGCCTCCGGCGCCGCCGCCCAACTGTGGGGCCGCTTCGTCCGGCAGGACGATGTCCGACGTGGTCGGCTTGGGGCTCGCCGTCTGAAGGACGGACTGGCCCGAACCGTACATCTGGAACACGTTGTTCATCGCCTTCGGCGTCGTCGACGAGTTCTGCATGAACTTGTCGATCTCGGTCAGGCCGTGGTCGCTGTCGTAGACGACGTCCTTCAGCATCGCCCGGACCAGGTCCGGATCGGCCTTCATCAGCTTGATCGTCTTGGTGATGTGCGGCCTCGCGACCGCGACTTCGGGCTGCTGCTTCTCGGTGGTCGGCTCTTCCTTTTTGCCGCTCGAAATGACGAAGACGCCGTTCGAGTCCTTCTCGGCATAGGCGCCTGCCGCGTCGCAGATGTACCGGATCGCCTGCTCCGCCGTTTGCTGGCTGAGCTGCAGGCTGATCTTCTTAAAGTCGCCGGAGCCGGGCTTCACGACGAACTGGAGGCCCGTCTGAAGCGTCAGCGCCTGGATGGCTGCTTGAAGGTCGGCGTCCCGCAGGAAGAGGTCGACCTTCTTCTGAAGGACGTCCTCCTGCGCGAATGCGAGGGTCGTGAACGAGACCGTCGCCGCGAGCGCCGCGACGGTCCTTGCGAGTCTGTTCCAATTCATTACCAGTATCCTCCTGATCGTGTCGTCCTGAGCGGTCAGCGCCCGAAGCCGCCGCCGCCGCCGCCGCCAAAGCCGCCGCCGCCGAAGCCGCCGCCGCTAAAGCCGCCGCCGCCGAAACCGCCGCCGCCGAAGCCGCCGCCGCTAAAGCCGCCGCCGCCGAAGCCGCCGCCGCTGAAACCGCCGCCCGAGAAGCCGCCGCCGCTGAAACCGCCGCCCGAGAAGCCGCCGCCGCCGAAGCCGCCGCCGCCGCCGAGCCCCGTCATGGTGCTGGACTCCGGCTGCGTACCGATGTCGATCGTGCCCGCGAGGATCTGGCTGATCAACTGCGGGTCGGCGTGGCGGACCTTGATCCGGACCGTCGGCTTGGACGTCGACGTGTTCGGCAGGTTGCCGGTGTCCGTGTTGCCCGGGTTCAAGTTGACTTCAGGCTTCGGGATGATCGTGTAGGTCGTGCCCTCGACGCGGTACGTCGCATTGACCTGGTTGAGGATGTTCCTCAACGCGGTCTGGAACGGGACGTCCTTCAAATGGACGGTGACCGTGCCTTGGACTTCCTGCGAGACCGTGTAGTTAGCGTTCACGATCTTGAACAGGGCCTTCAGAGCGTCGCGGACGTCAGCCTGATCGAGGTTGAGTTCGGCGATGTTCTGGTTGTTGACGTCCTGGTTCTGGGCCGTCGAGGAAACGGGCGCGGTCAATGCCGTCGCCAGTACCGCGAAGCCCAGCAAGGTTCCGAAGAGAGTTCTTGATTTCATTCTGGTCCTCATAGTCTTAGAAGCCCGAGATGACCGATGGCTTCGCTGTCGTCGATTTCGAATTCATTTTAGCTTCCACTCATGGAGGCGCCGCCACCGCCCGCCGGGTTGCCGCGGCTCGGACCGGAAGGAGGCCCGTCGTTTCCGCCTCGGTTGCCGCCGCCCGTTCCTCCGCCTGTACCGCCCGATGGCTGGTCTCGAGGAGGTGCGCCTTGTAACGGGACGAC
Coding sequences:
- the aroB gene encoding 3-dehydroquinate synthase, which gives rise to MTVETSRGEYPIRFVDVAEAFAGLPVDVRTVTDSNLSRLYPDLLDGRTVRSVLAGESSKCLGEFGRCTSWLAETGANRRTTVVAFGGGVVGDLAGFVAAAYMRGVDLVMVPTSLMAMVDSSIGGKVAIDLPEGKNLVGAFWPPREVRVATGFLKTLPHRELLCGAAEVWKYGLTLDAGLLAELETQPLGLGSDLDGIVRRCLELKAEVVQNDEFETTGRRAVLNFGHTVGHAIEALQEYRGLNHGEAVAVGMVVEARLGERIGVTEPGTADRARLGLALQGLPTVVPEGLAAEALADAMRRDKKVEGQGLTFSLVERPGECKLIRGVERSAVLEALAIR
- a CDS encoding shikimate kinase, with amino-acid sequence MKLAGSLDVPFLDTDVLLERRLGRPIRQWFQIYGETAFREHEHLVLAEMTEEEGVLATGGGIVLREDNWAEMHRLGVVVFLDVLPEVLKERLRTTKRKRPLLEHADWEERFDSLLTQRRDLYLRADFVVPSGAEDHDVVASRIKEMLLGE
- a CDS encoding secretin and TonB N-terminal domain-containing protein — translated: MKSRTLFGTLLGFAVLATALTAPVSSTAQNQDVNNQNIAELNLDQADVRDALKALFKIVNANYTVSQEVQGTVTVHLKDVPFQTALRNILNQVNATYRVEGTTYTIIPKPEVNLNPGNTDTGNLPNTSTSKPTVRIKVRHADPQLISQILAGTIDIGTQPESSTMTGLGGGGGFGGGGFSGGGFSGGGFSGGGFSGGGFGGGGFSGGGFGGGGFGGGGFSGGGFGGGGFGGGGGGGFGR